The Apodemus sylvaticus chromosome 5, mApoSyl1.1, whole genome shotgun sequence genome has a segment encoding these proteins:
- the Emc7 gene encoding ER membrane protein complex subunit 7, protein MAGPLWGFFSILLLLLSGDSHSSEVPGAAAEGPGGSGVGLGDRFKIEGRAVVPGVKPQDWISAARVLVDGEEHVGFLKTDGSFVVHDIPSGSYVVEVISPAYKFDPVRVDITSKGKMRARYVNYIKTSEVVRLPYPLQMKSSGPPSYFIKRESWGWTDFLMNPMVMMMVLPLLIFVLLPKVVNTSDPDMRREMEQSMNMLNSNHELPDVSEFMTRLFSSKSSGKSSSGSSKTGKSGAGKRR, encoded by the exons ATGGCGGGTCCTCTGTGGGGTTTCTTTTCCATCCTGCTTCTGTTATTATCAGGAGATTCCCACAGCTCGGAGGTGCCTGGGGCTGCTGCCGAGGGCCCGGGAGGTAGTGGGGTCGGCCTGGGAGATCGTTTTAAGATCGAGGGACGTGCGGTTGTTCCAGGGGtgaagcctcaggactggatctccGCGGCCCGAGTGCTGGTAGACGGAGAAGAGCATGTCGGCTTCCTTAA GACAGATGGGAGCTTTGTGGTTCATGATATTCCCTCTGGCTCCTATGTAGTGGAAGTTATTTCTCCAGCTTACAAGTTTGACCCTGTCCGTGTCGATATcacttcaaaaggaaaaatgCG AGCAAGATATGTGAATTACATCAAAACGTCAGAAGTGGTCAGATTACCCTATCCTCTCCAAATGAAATCTTCAGGTCCACCCTCTTACTTTATTAAGAGGGAGTCATGGGGCTGGACAGACTTTCTGATGAACCCAATG gTTATGATGATGGTTCTTCCATTATTGATATTTGTGCTTCTGCCTAAAGTGGTCAACACAAGTGATCCTGACATGCGACGG GAGATGGAGCAGTCAATGAACATGTTGAATTCCAACCATGAATTGCCTGATGTCTCTGAGTTTATGACAAGACTCTTCTCTTCCAAATCCTCTGGCAAATCTAGTAGTGGCAGCAGTAAAACAGGCAAAAGTGGAGCTGGCAAAAGGAGGTAG
- the Chrm5 gene encoding muscarinic acetylcholine receptor M5: MEGESYHNETTANGTPVNHQALDRHGLWEVITIAAVTAVVSLMTIVGNVLVMISFKVNSQLKTVNNYYLLSLACADLIIGIFSMNLYTTYILMGRWVLGSLACDLWLALDYVASNASVMNLLVISFDRYFSITRPLTYRAKRTPKRAGIMIGLAWLVSFILWAPAILCWQYLVGKRTVPPDECQIQFLSEPTITFGTAIAAFYIPVSVMTILYCRIYRETEKRTKDLADLQGSDSVAETKKRKPAHRTLLRSFFSCPRPSLAQRERNQASWSSSRRSTSTTEKPTQTTDLSADWEKAEQVTNCSSYPSSEDEAKPTTDSVFQVVYKSEAKESPGKEFNTQETKETLVDPHTENNGYDTPKYFLSPAAAHRLKSQKCVAYKFRLVVKADGTQETNNGCRKVKIMPCSFPVSKDPSTKGLDPNLSHQMTKRKRMVLVKERKAAQTLSAILLAFIITWTPYNIMVLVSTFCDKCVPVTLWHLGYWLCYVNSTINPICYALCNRTFRKTFKLLLLCRWKKKKVEEKLYWQGNSKLP; the protein is encoded by the coding sequence ATGGAAGGGGAGTCTTACCACAATGAAACCACTGCCAATGGCACCCCGGTAAATCACCAGGCTTTGGACCGCCATGGACTGTGGGAAGTCATTACCATCGCAGCTGTGACAGCTGTGGTCAGCCTGATGACCATTGTCGGCAATGTCTTGGTCATGATCTCCTTCAAAGTCAACAGTCAGCTCAAGACAGTTAACAATTATTACCTGCTCAGTTTGGCCTGTGCAGACCTCATTATTGGCATCTTCTCCATGAACCTCTACACGACCTACATCCTCATGGGACGCTGGGTTCTTGGGAGTCTGGCTTGTGACCTCTGGCTTGCACTTGACTATGTAGCCAGCAATGCTTCTGTCATGAACCTTCTGGTGATTAGCTTTGACCGTTACTTTTCCATCACAAGACCACTGACATACCGGGCCAAGCGTACCCCAAAGAGGGCTGGCATCATGATAGGCTTGGCATGGCTGGTTTCATTCATCCTCTGGGCTCCAGCCATCCTCTGCTGGCAGTACTTGGTTGGGAAGCGGACAGTACCACCTGATGAGTGCCAGATCCAGTTCCTCTCTGAGCCCACCATCACTTTTGGGACTGCCATCGCTGCCTTCTACATCCCTGTGTCCGTCATGACCATACTCTACTGCCGGATCTACCGGGAAACAGAGAAGCGAACCAAGGACCTGGCTGACCTCCAAGGTTCCGATTCTGTGGCAGAAACCAAGAAGAGAAAGCCTGCTCACAGGACCCTACTCAGATCTTTCTTTAGCTGCCCTAGACCCAGCCTGGCCCAGAGGGAAAGGAATCAGGCCTCCTGGTCATCCTCTCGTAGAAGCACCTCAACCACAGAAAAGCCAACCCAGACCACTGACCTAAGTGCTGACTGGGAAAAGGCTGAACAGGTGACCAACTGTAGCAGCTACCCCTCATCAGAGGATGAAGCTAAGCCCACCACTGACTCTGTCTTTCAAGTGGTCTATAAGAGTGAAGCCAAGGAAAGCCCTGGGAAGGAATTCAATACCCAAGAGACCAAGGAAACGCTTGTGGACCCTCACACTGAAAATAATGGCTATGACACTCCCAAATACTTCCTGTCTCCAGCGGCTGCTCACAGACTCAAGAGTCAGAAGTGTGTTGCCTATAAGTTCCGATTGGTGGTAAAAGCTGATGGGACACAGGAGACTAACAATGGCTGTCGCAAGGTGAAAATCATGCCCTGTTCCTTCCCAGTGTCCAAAGACCCTTCAACAAAAGGCCTGGATCCCAACCTCAGCCATCAAATGACCAAACGAAAGAGAATGGTCCTAGTTAAGGAGAGGAAAGCAGCCCAGACCTTGAGCGCCATTCTCCTGGCCTTCATCATCACATGGACCCCTTATAACATCATGGTCCTGGTTTCTACCTTCTGTGACAAGTGTGTCCCTGTCACCCTGTGGCACTTGGGTTACTGGCTGTGCTATGTCAACAGCACCATCAACCCCATCTGTTATGCTCTCTGCAACAGAACATTCAGGAAGACCTTTAAGCTGCTTCTTCTCTGCcggtggaaaaagaaaaaggtagaaGAGAAATTGTATTGGCAAGGCAACAGCAAGCTACCCTGA